From the Quercus lobata isolate SW786 chromosome 6, ValleyOak3.0 Primary Assembly, whole genome shotgun sequence genome, one window contains:
- the LOC115995103 gene encoding protein FAR1-RELATED SEQUENCE 5-like has product MEFEPLTQLGNEVIEFDMIGLADDAMDIDHPLNVVGVHDDEDHLLHNSTSTTTTIPPPDTNLEPFEGMEFESEEAAKAFYNSYARRVGFSTRVSMSRRSRRDGAIIQRSFVCAKEGFRVDKDKDKDKPGHVDGRVKRPRAETRVGCKAMLVVKIQDSHSARWVVSNFVRDHNHELVPPDKVHCLRSHRHVSGSAKSLIDTLQGAGIGPSGIMSALIKEYGGISNVGFTERDCRNYMRSSRQRTLGGDTQLLLDYLRNRQAVAENPSLFYAVQGDDEDQCMSNIFWADPKARTNYTYFGDTVTFDTTYRSNRYRLPFAPFTGVNHHGQPVLFGCALLINESEASFVWLFKTWLEAMSGRPPVSITTDHGRVIRLAVTQVLPEARHRFCKWHIFKECQEKLSHVLSEHPNFEAELHKCVNMTESIEEFESCWFSLIDRYDLREHEWLQTIYVDRRQWVPVYLRDTFFAEMSITQRSDSINSYFDGYVNASTTLQLFVKQYEKALESRYEKEVKADYDTINTAPVLKTPSPMEKQAAELYTRKLFMKFQEELVETMTFLATKVDEEVITTYQVAKFGENHKAYFVSFNIHEMKATCSCQMFEFSGLLCRHILTVFRVTNVLTLPSHYVLKRWTRNAKSGVILEERASNLWNGSRESLTVRYNNLRNEALKFVDDGVKTAEIYNVAVGSLQEAANKVALAKKNSGKSAFVNATGREDCLHQGSVATNTCGGHQSGLEQPLSVDEQDRRIQKLAHQLERARRKCEVYRANLLSVLKDIEDQKLQLSVKVQNIKLGMKD; this is encoded by the exons ATGGAGTTTGAACCTCTGACCCAGCTGGGTAACGAGGTCATTGAATTTGACATGATTGGTCTCGCTGATGATGCCATGGACATTGACCACCCTCTCAATGTTGTTGGTGTCCATGATGATGAAGATCACCTTCTTCACAATTCAACTTCAACTACTACCACCATCCCTCCACCTGACACTAATCTCGAACCTTTTGAGGGTATGGAATTTGAATCAGAAGAAGCTGCCAAGGCCTTCTACAATTCCTATGCCCGCCGTGTTGGCTTCAGCACCCGTGTCAGCATGTCTCGCCGCTCCAGACGTGATGGCGCCATCATTCAGAGGTCTTTTGTCTGTGCCAAAGAGGGCTTCCGTGTTGACAAGGACAAGGACAAGGACAAACCTGGCCATGTTGATGGCAGGGTCAAGCGCCCCCGTGCTGAAACCCGTGTTGGTTGTAAGGCCATGTTGGTTGTCAAAATTCAGGATTCTCATTCTGCCAGATGGGTTGTTTCCAATTTTGTCAGAGACCATAACCATGAGCTGGTCCCCCCAGATAAGGTCCACTGTCTCCGCTCTCATCGTCATGTCTCTGGTTCCGCTAAGTCCTTGATAGATACCTTGCAGGGTGCTGGGATTGGTCCCAGTGGAATTATGTCTGCACTCATTAAAGAATACGGTGGAATTAGCAATGTTGGTTTCACAGAGCGTGACTGTAGGAATTACATGAGGAGTAGTCGCCAAAGGACCCTCGGAGGTGACACCCAGCTCCTCTTGGACTACTTGAGAAACAGGCAAGCTGTAGCTGAGAACCCTTCTCTTTTCTATGCTGTGCAGGGAGATGATGAGGATCAATGCATGAGCAATATTTTCTGGGCTGATCCCAAGGCAAGGACTAACTACACTTACTTTGGAGACACAGTTACCTTTGACACCACTTACAGATCCAACCGCTATCGATTGCCCTTTGCGCCTTTCACAGGAGTTAACCATCATGGACAGCCTGTGTTGTTTGGTTGTGCTCTCCTCATAAATGAATCTGAGGCATCCTTTGTCTGGCTGTTTAAAACATGGCTCGAGGCAATGTCTGGGCGGCCTCCAGTCTCAATCACCACTGATCATGGTCGGGTAATTCGCTTGGCTGTTACCCAGGTTCTTCCTGAGGCCCGTCACCGTTTCTGCAAGTGGCACATCTTTAAAGAATGCCAAGAAAAGCTATCCCATGTGCTTTCTGAACATCCCAATTTTGAAGCAGAGCTCCACAAGTGTGTCAACATGACAGAATCCATTGAAGAGTTCGAATCCTGTTGGTTCTCTCTAATTGATAGATATGATCTCAGGGAACATGAATGGctacaaacaatatatgttGACAGGAGGCAGTGGGTCCCAGTGTACTTGAGGGATACATTCTTTGCTGAAATGTCAATAACACAACGCAGCGACAGTATAAACTCTTATTTTGACGGATATGTCAATGCATCAACAACCCTACAGCTGTTTGTTAAGCAGTATGAAAAGGCTCTAGAAAGTCGCTATGAAAAAGAAGTCAAGGCAGATTATGATACGATAAACACTGCTCCTGTCCTTAAGACCCCATCCCCCATGGAGAAACAGGCAGCTGAGCTTTACACAAGGAAATTATTTATGAAGTTTCAAGAGGAGTTGGTTGAGACAATGACTTTTTTGGCAACCAAAGTTGATGAGGAGGTAATCACAACATATCAAGTTGCGAAATTTGGGGAAAATCATAAAGCTTACTTTGTTTCATTTAACATTCATGAGATGAAAGCAACTTGCAGTTGCCAGATGTTTGAGTTCTCTGGTCTTCTTTGCAGACACATACTGACAGTTTTTAGGGTGACAAATGTTCTCACTCTACCATCTCATTATGTTTTAAAACGTTGGACAAGGAATGCCAAGAGTGGTGTCATATTAGAGGAACGTGCCAGCAATCTGTGGAATGGTTCACGAGAATCACTTACTGTTCGGTACAATAATCTTCGTAATGAGGCCCTTAAATTTGTTGATGATGGAGTTAAAACTGCAGAAATTTATAATGTGGCGGTGGGTTCTCTTCAGGAAGCTGCAAATAAAGTAGCTCTTGCTAAAAAGAATAGCGGGAAAAGTGCCTTTGTCAATGCAACTGGCAGAGAAGATTGTCTGCATCAAGGAAGTGTAGCAACTAATACTTGTGGGGGTCATCAAAGTGGTTTAGAACAACCTCTGTCTGTG GATGAGCAAGACAGGAGAATCCAAAAGCTAGCGCACCAACTTGAACGTGCACGAAGAAAATGTGAAGTGTACCGGGCGAATTTGCTTTCAGTTTTGAAAGATATTGAGGACCAAAAATTACAGCTTTCAGTTAAAGTTCAAAACATTAAGTTAGGAATGAAAGACTAA